CTATTATTAAAAATAAATATATTGTCTATTTTTTGTAATGAGAAAAAGAAAAAATATTATTATACCTTTTTGCCTATATGATCAAGATCACTCTATGCATACCGTTATGTGAGTAAATTTAAAAAGAACCATTCTCATTTATTAATTACTCATCCTCGTCAAAAATTCGTTATCCTCATGATTTGTATTACAAATAGAAAACACATAAAACTGAACAACCATGCGACTTAAGCATCAAAAAGAAGTTAATCATTGATGATAAATTTACATTAAATTTTATTTAAACAGTTAATATAAAAATATAAAATAAGTATAATTAAAAATAAAACGATAAAATAAAAGACAATTAAAATCAAAAAAAACAATATAAATAATTTTAGAGTGAAACACAAAATAATATAAAACAAAAAAAATACAAATAAAATAATACTAAAAATTAAAAATAAAACAAACAATAAAAACAGAAGCAAAAAATAGAATTAAAATAAAAAACATAATTATTTTATTTCAATTTAGCAGTACTAACAAAAAAAACAAAAATAAAAATAAAAAAGTAATCATTAATTTATAATTAATAATCTTTATATATTTAAAAGTAATTAAAAAAAGAAAATTAAAAAATAAAACATAAATAAAAAATAATTTTTATTCTATTTTCTAATAAATTAAATACAACCAAAATACATTAATTTATTTAAACATTTAATGTAATTATTATAGTTGTTTTTATCATGAAAAATGACATTTGCTGTCTACTTTTACTGTTCTGTTACATGACTGGAACCATCGATATCGTTCTTTTTTTCATCAAAAACCAATTTAGCAACAACATTAGCAACTCAATTACATTGATGAACATCAAAAAACTCGACAATTAACAAGCAAATAATGAGAAAAAAGGAATTTTTTTATATTTGTCACACAATTGATTTTAATCTATTACATCTCCATAAATATTCCCTACAATAGCCAACTAATCTAACCTGACAATTTCCTAAGTAATGATATCTTTCATTGTTTAGGTTAGTAACTATCTTTTTTTATTTATGATTTATCGTTTCAGCAAAGTAGAGCATTAATAAAACCTAGTACCCTACACAATTATATAATGACCAACTTATAGGTTTGCCAACGCAGTTATAAACGATAAAAATTGCAAACTTAAGGATAAAAATAATCATGTCAGACTATCTCTCATTCTTATTAGGTATAGTACCTTTAGCGGTTTTGATTTTTATGATCTTAAAAATGAAATCAGCCGTTCACCATGCTGTGCTAGTGTCTTTAGTGATAACTGTTGCACTTGCTATTTTCCATTGGAACAACACCATTCAATTTGCCTCTGTTTCTGTGCTTTATGGCGCAATAAAAGGATTGTGGCCAATCATTATCGTGATCCTTGCCGCTATTTATAGTTATAACCTGATGTTAAAAACTGGGGGAATGGAAGTACTTAAAGATGTACTTGCAGGAATAAGTGATGATAAACGAGTGCAAGTTTTGCTTATCTCATGGTGCTTTGGGGGATTTCTTGAAGCGGTTGCAGGGTATGGTACTGCGGTTGCTATTCCTATCGGTATTTTAATTGCACTTGGATTTGATCCTTTTAAAGCAGCTGTTGCCTCTTTAGTTGCCAATACCGTTCCTACTGCTTTTGGTGCAGTTGGTATCCCAGTCTCTATTTTGGCACAAAACACTGGGCTTGATGTATTAGTGTTGAGTAAAACCATCATTATTCAGTTGGGACTATTCAATATCCTGTTACCTTTCGTCATTGTTGCCATTGCAGGCGGCGGCATTAAAGCAATTAAAGGTGTCGGATTTATTACTTTAATGTGTGGTATAAGTACCCTTATCCCTCAATACATTGTTGCGGCTAATTTAGGTGCTGAATTACCTGCATTTGCGGGAAGTTTAGTCAGTTTGGTTGTGGTTATTTTCCTTGCTAAACGTATGAAAAATACGAGTGATACGAAAAAAGCCGCTAAAAAACACTCTGGTAAAGAACTCTTAGTTGCAAGCTCTATCTATCTGTTTACCTTTATCTTTATTTTAGCGTGTTCACCTTTATTTCCTGCAATACAAAGTATGGCGGGT
This portion of the Proteus vulgaris genome encodes:
- a CDS encoding L-lactate permease → MSDYLSFLLGIVPLAVLIFMILKMKSAVHHAVLVSLVITVALAIFHWNNTIQFASVSVLYGAIKGLWPIIIVILAAIYSYNLMLKTGGMEVLKDVLAGISDDKRVQVLLISWCFGGFLEAVAGYGTAVAIPIGILIALGFDPFKAAVASLVANTVPTAFGAVGIPVSILAQNTGLDVLVLSKTIIIQLGLFNILLPFVIVAIAGGGIKAIKGVGFITLMCGISTLIPQYIVAANLGAELPAFAGSLVSLVVVIFLAKRMKNTSDTKKAAKKHSGKELLVASSIYLFTFIFILACSPLFPAIQSMAGAISTKIPFVLSETQTEYQTIAWLSTPGVLIILASFVGGTIQGANVSTLISVLVKTTIQLKNSIIAITAIVAMATVMDFSGMIGSIAETLVDFTGAGFIFIAPVIGALGTFVTGSDTNSNVLFGKLQTSAAAKLNIDPFILAAANTSGATGGKMISPQSIAIAVSATKMDGQSSAIMRETLKYCIAYIIILGAKIGIIYHLMN